The proteins below come from a single Kryptolebias marmoratus isolate JLee-2015 linkage group LG12, ASM164957v2, whole genome shotgun sequence genomic window:
- the LOC108249131 gene encoding transmembrane protease serine 9-like isoform X1 produces the protein MAFFKVIGVLTALTLLPTESESQISDCGQPPLNTRIVGGQDALAGSWPWQVSLQKTKHFCGGSLINNLWVLTAAHCIPSGNPAGLTVFLGLQSLQGSNPNKVSRTVAQIIVHPDYNSVTSNNDIALLKLSSSVSFTSYISPVCLAASDSSFYSGVNSWVTGWGNVGEGDNSPFSDNLKEVEVPVVGNRLCYCNYNSRRVTITDNMICAGLTEGGKDSCQGDSGGPMVSKQGGRWIQAGVVSFGVGCARPNIPGVYTRVSQYQNWVNSQITSNQPGFITFTSTGTNSDLSVSCTGLPPIPTTTPTTTTTTTTTTTTPEAVVCGQVRLNSDRPGGGSGVKAGEWPWIASLQKHGQHVCGGTLVSEDFVLSDADCLSGSPNASDWTVILGRLKQNGSNPFEVTLKVTNITLSNLTGSNIAVLQLSARPPLNNYIQPICLGTERTFPEGSTCWAAGWSSGGGGEEQVLQEFQTSVVNCGNASADSICTEQFALKQGDSGGPLMCKQKGYWFQMVVLPIVSRNIRTDKRMVFKNLSNFQDFLNDTLSGFLSPPSTSTSSSISSTILMTTKASSTPTPSFTLITSGVTPSCSPFFLFIHLLTFISCLQAFPWRGLHHDSWL, from the exons ATGGCTTTCTTCAAGGTGATCGGAGTTCTGACTGCTCTGACTCTGCTGCCCACAG agtcTGAGTCACAGATATCTG ATTGTGGTCAACCTCCTCTGAACACCAGGATCGTTGGAGGCCAGGACGCTCTTGCAGGCAGCTGGCCCTGGCAGGTCAGTctgcaaaagacaaaacatttctgtggagGATCTCTGATCAACAACCTGTGGGTCCTGACTGCTGCTCACTGCATCCCAAG TGGAAACCCAGCTGGGCTGACGGTGTTTCTGGGTCTTCAGAGTCTGCAGGGATCCAACCCAAATAAAGTTTCTCGTACAGTAGCACAGATCATTGTTCATCCAGACTACAACTCTGTAACCAGTAACAACGACATCGCCCTCCTGAAGCTGTCCTCATCAGTAAGTTTCACCTCCTACATCTCCCCCGTCTGCCTGGCAGCTTCAGACAGCAGCTTCTACAGCGGCGTTAACTCCTGGGTCACCGGCTGGGGCAACGTTGGAGAGGGAG ACAATTCTCCATTTTCTGATAACCTGAAGGAGGTGGAGGTTCCAGTTGTGGGAAACAGACTGTGTTACTGTAACTACAATAGTAGACGTGTCACCATCACCGACAACATGATCTGTGCCGGGTTAACTGAGGGAGGGAAGGACTCCTGTCAG GGAGATTCAGGAGGTCCGATGGTGAGTAAGCAGGGTGGTCGATGGATTCAGGCAGGAGTCGTGAGTTTTGGAGTCGGTTGTGCCCGGCCGAATATTCCAGGAGTCTATACCAGAGTGTCCCAGTACCAGAACTGGGTCAACAGCCAGATTACCAGCAACCAGCCGGGCTTCATCACCTTCACATCCACTGGGACCAACAGTGACCTCAGTGTTTCCTGTACAGGCCTGCCACCAATCCCCACCACAACTCCCACAACCACCACCACAACCACCACAACCACCACCACACCTGAAG CTGTGGTCTGTGGACAAGTCCGTCTGAACTCTGATAGACCTGGTGGAGGTTCTGGGGTGAAGGCTGGTGAGTGGCCGTGGATAGCGAGCTTGCAGAAACACGGACAGCATGTGTGTGGTGGGACGCTGGTGTCTGAGGACTTTGTCCTGAGCGACGCCGATTGCTTGTCAGG CTCTCCTAACGCGTCTGATTGGACGGTCATATTGGGTCGTCTGAAGCAGAACGGATCAAATCCTTTTGAGGTGACTTTGAAGGTGACAAATATCACCCTGAGCAACCTGACGGGGTCCAACATCGCGGTTCTTCAGCTGTCAGCCCGACCCCCCCTGAACAACTACATCCAGCCCATCTGTCTGGGCACCGAGAGAACCTTCCCCGAAGGATCCACATGCTGGGCTGCTGGTTGGAGCTccgggggaggaggag AGGAACAAGTTCTGCAGGAGTTCCAGACCTCGGTGGTGAACTGTGGGAATGCATCAGCTGACAGCATTTGTACCGAACAGTTTGCACTGAagcag GGTGACTCCGGCGGTCCGTTAATGTGTAAACAGAAGGGGTACTGGTTCCAGATGGTCGTGTTGCCAATCGTCAGCAGAAATATTCGAACTGATAAAAGGATGGTCTTTAAAAACCTGAGTAATTTTCAGGATTTCCTGAATGACACACTGAGCGGATTCTTGTCTCCACCCTCCACCAGCacatcctcctccatcagcagcACCATCCTAATGACCACCAAGGCCTCCTCCACTCCCACTCCCAGTTTCACCTTGATAACAAGCGGGGTCACGCCCTCTTGCTCccccttcttcctcttcatccaTCTTCTCACCTTCATCTCATGTCTCCAAGCCTTCCCATGGAGAGGTCTACACCATGACAGTTGGCTTTAA
- the LOC108249131 gene encoding polyserase-2-like isoform X2, giving the protein MAFFKVIGVLTALTLLPTESESQISDCGQPPLNTRIVGGQDALAGSWPWQVSLQKTKHFCGGSLINNLWVLTAAHCIPSGNPAGLTVFLGLQSLQGSNPNKVSRTVAQIIVHPDYNSVTSNNDIALLKLSSSVSFTSYISPVCLAASDSSFYSGVNSWVTGWGNVGEGDNSPFSDNLKEVEVPVVGNRLCYCNYNSRRVTITDNMICAGLTEGGKDSCQGDSGGPMVSKQGGRWIQAGVVSFGVGCARPNIPGVYTRVSQYQNWVNSQITSNQPGFITFTSTGTNSDLSVSCTGLPPIPTTTPTTTTTTTTTTTTPEAVVCGQVRLNSDRPGGGSGVKAGEWPWIASLQKHGQHVCGGTLVSEDFVLSDADCLSGSPNASDWTVILGRLKQNGSNPFEVTLKVTNITLSNLTGSNIAVLQLSARPPLNNYIQPICLGTERTFPEGSTCWAAGWSSGGGGEEQVLQEFQTSVVNCGNASADSICTEQFALKQHILLHQQHHPNDHQGLLHSHSQFHLDNKRGHALLLPLLPLHPSSHLHLMSPSLPMERSTP; this is encoded by the exons ATGGCTTTCTTCAAGGTGATCGGAGTTCTGACTGCTCTGACTCTGCTGCCCACAG agtcTGAGTCACAGATATCTG ATTGTGGTCAACCTCCTCTGAACACCAGGATCGTTGGAGGCCAGGACGCTCTTGCAGGCAGCTGGCCCTGGCAGGTCAGTctgcaaaagacaaaacatttctgtggagGATCTCTGATCAACAACCTGTGGGTCCTGACTGCTGCTCACTGCATCCCAAG TGGAAACCCAGCTGGGCTGACGGTGTTTCTGGGTCTTCAGAGTCTGCAGGGATCCAACCCAAATAAAGTTTCTCGTACAGTAGCACAGATCATTGTTCATCCAGACTACAACTCTGTAACCAGTAACAACGACATCGCCCTCCTGAAGCTGTCCTCATCAGTAAGTTTCACCTCCTACATCTCCCCCGTCTGCCTGGCAGCTTCAGACAGCAGCTTCTACAGCGGCGTTAACTCCTGGGTCACCGGCTGGGGCAACGTTGGAGAGGGAG ACAATTCTCCATTTTCTGATAACCTGAAGGAGGTGGAGGTTCCAGTTGTGGGAAACAGACTGTGTTACTGTAACTACAATAGTAGACGTGTCACCATCACCGACAACATGATCTGTGCCGGGTTAACTGAGGGAGGGAAGGACTCCTGTCAG GGAGATTCAGGAGGTCCGATGGTGAGTAAGCAGGGTGGTCGATGGATTCAGGCAGGAGTCGTGAGTTTTGGAGTCGGTTGTGCCCGGCCGAATATTCCAGGAGTCTATACCAGAGTGTCCCAGTACCAGAACTGGGTCAACAGCCAGATTACCAGCAACCAGCCGGGCTTCATCACCTTCACATCCACTGGGACCAACAGTGACCTCAGTGTTTCCTGTACAGGCCTGCCACCAATCCCCACCACAACTCCCACAACCACCACCACAACCACCACAACCACCACCACACCTGAAG CTGTGGTCTGTGGACAAGTCCGTCTGAACTCTGATAGACCTGGTGGAGGTTCTGGGGTGAAGGCTGGTGAGTGGCCGTGGATAGCGAGCTTGCAGAAACACGGACAGCATGTGTGTGGTGGGACGCTGGTGTCTGAGGACTTTGTCCTGAGCGACGCCGATTGCTTGTCAGG CTCTCCTAACGCGTCTGATTGGACGGTCATATTGGGTCGTCTGAAGCAGAACGGATCAAATCCTTTTGAGGTGACTTTGAAGGTGACAAATATCACCCTGAGCAACCTGACGGGGTCCAACATCGCGGTTCTTCAGCTGTCAGCCCGACCCCCCCTGAACAACTACATCCAGCCCATCTGTCTGGGCACCGAGAGAACCTTCCCCGAAGGATCCACATGCTGGGCTGCTGGTTGGAGCTccgggggaggaggag AGGAACAAGTTCTGCAGGAGTTCCAGACCTCGGTGGTGAACTGTGGGAATGCATCAGCTGACAGCATTTGTACCGAACAGTTTGCACTGAagcag CacatcctcctccatcagcagcACCATCCTAATGACCACCAAGGCCTCCTCCACTCCCACTCCCAGTTTCACCTTGATAACAAGCGGGGTCACGCCCTCTTGCTCccccttcttcctcttcatccaTCTTCTCACCTTCATCTCATGTCTCCAAGCCTTCCCATGGAGAGGTCTACACCATGA